From Stenotrophomonas maltophilia, a single genomic window includes:
- a CDS encoding multidrug efflux RND transporter permease subunit — MSARVSLSSWFVRHPVATTLLTLAVVLLGVAALPRLPVAPLPEAEFPTIRVNASLPGASADTMASAVATPLETQLTGVPGIIEMTSTSALGSTSITLQFDLEKDIDTAAQEVQAAINAAAGRLPSDLPNLPTWRKVNPADSPILVLSVVSAQMSMTELSDLAESRLARSISQISGVSEVNIVGQQRPAIRIQAQPERLAAMGMTLSDLRGVAQNASLNQAKGALMGEQRTSTFEANDQLFDAQDYRQLVVAYRAGSPVTLGDVAQVVDGAENAYVQAWPNGQPGVGLIISRQPGANIVRTTDAVLAALPELRANLPASVDVDVLNDRTRTIRASLHEVEVTLVLTIVLVVLVMGLFLRQLSATLIVGAVLVVALVATFAAMYVAGFSLNNLTLVALVVAVGFVVDDAIVVVENIHRHREAGSGPIEAALKGAEEIGFTVVSISLSLIAAFIPLLFMGGVVGRLFAEFALTITVAILISIVASLTLAPMMAAHLMKRMPAHRDSQDTLAGRLLAGYDRSLQWALGHPRLILLGFGATVAVAVASYVMIPKGFFPLQDTAFVIATTEAAQDIGFEEMAAKHQQLAKIAAEDPALLAYNHAVGATGGSQTLSNGRFWFILKDRGDRDVDVHAFIDRLRAKMASVPGITVYMRAAQDINLGAGPSRTQYQYALRGQDSRELSRWAEQLTTRLRGLPQLRDVSNDQQVGASVTRLQIDRTAAARFGLTANDIDQVLYDAFGQRQINEFQTDTNQYRVILEIAPGLLGQVDALSYFHLRSPLTGQMVPLSAVAQVQPPGNGPLSISHNGMLPAVNLSFNLAPGVSLGEAVTLVGQAQAQIGMPASISGRFQGTAQAFQESLASQPMLILAALLAVYIILGVLYESFVHPLTILSTLPSAGIGAVLMLWLWGLDFSIMALIGIVLLIGIVKKNGILMVDFALDAQRNRGLTPMQAIHEACLTRFRPIMMTTLAALLGAIPLMIGFGTGSELRQPLGVAVMGGLLISQVLTLYSTPVIYLALDRLFLQRRRERRAAAGAALTEPG, encoded by the coding sequence ATGAGTGCACGTGTCTCGCTGTCCAGCTGGTTCGTCAGGCACCCGGTGGCGACCACGCTGCTCACCCTGGCGGTGGTGCTGCTCGGCGTGGCTGCACTGCCACGGCTGCCGGTGGCGCCGCTGCCGGAGGCCGAATTCCCCACCATCCGGGTCAATGCCAGCCTGCCCGGGGCCAGTGCCGACACCATGGCGTCGGCGGTGGCCACGCCGCTGGAAACGCAGCTGACCGGCGTGCCAGGCATCATCGAGATGACCTCCACCAGCGCGCTGGGCAGCACCTCGATCACGCTGCAGTTCGATCTGGAAAAGGACATCGATACCGCCGCACAGGAAGTGCAGGCGGCGATCAATGCCGCCGCCGGGCGCCTGCCCAGCGACCTGCCGAACCTGCCGACCTGGCGCAAGGTCAATCCGGCCGACAGCCCGATCCTGGTACTCAGCGTGGTGTCGGCGCAGATGTCGATGACCGAGCTGAGCGATCTGGCCGAAAGCCGGCTGGCGCGTTCGATCAGCCAGATCAGTGGTGTATCCGAGGTCAACATCGTCGGCCAGCAGCGCCCGGCCATCCGCATCCAGGCCCAGCCGGAGCGCCTGGCGGCGATGGGCATGACCCTGTCCGACCTGCGCGGGGTGGCCCAGAACGCCAGCCTCAACCAGGCCAAGGGCGCGCTGATGGGCGAGCAGCGTACCTCCACCTTTGAAGCCAATGACCAGTTGTTCGATGCGCAGGACTACCGGCAGCTGGTGGTGGCCTACCGCGCGGGCTCGCCGGTGACGCTGGGCGACGTCGCGCAGGTAGTCGACGGTGCCGAGAACGCCTATGTGCAGGCGTGGCCGAACGGGCAGCCGGGCGTGGGCCTGATCATCAGCCGGCAGCCGGGCGCCAACATCGTGCGCACCACCGACGCAGTGCTGGCAGCGCTGCCGGAGCTACGTGCGAACCTGCCGGCCAGCGTCGATGTGGACGTGCTCAACGACCGCACGCGCACCATCCGCGCCTCGCTGCACGAAGTGGAAGTGACCCTGGTGCTGACCATCGTGCTGGTGGTGCTGGTGATGGGCCTGTTCCTGCGCCAGCTGTCGGCCACGCTCATCGTCGGCGCGGTGCTGGTGGTGGCGCTGGTGGCCACCTTCGCGGCGATGTATGTAGCCGGTTTCAGTCTCAACAACCTCACCCTGGTGGCACTGGTGGTGGCGGTCGGCTTCGTGGTGGACGATGCCATCGTGGTGGTGGAGAACATCCATCGCCATCGGGAGGCCGGATCGGGGCCGATCGAGGCCGCGCTGAAGGGGGCCGAGGAGATTGGTTTCACCGTGGTATCGATCAGCCTGTCATTGATCGCAGCGTTCATCCCGCTGCTGTTCATGGGCGGCGTGGTCGGGCGCCTCTTCGCCGAGTTCGCGCTGACCATCACCGTGGCCATCCTGATCTCCATCGTGGCCTCGCTGACACTGGCGCCGATGATGGCCGCGCACCTGATGAAGCGCATGCCGGCGCATCGGGACAGCCAGGACACGCTGGCCGGGCGCCTGCTGGCCGGCTACGACCGCAGCCTGCAATGGGCGCTGGGCCACCCGCGGCTGATACTGCTCGGCTTCGGCGCCACCGTGGCGGTGGCCGTGGCGTCGTACGTGATGATTCCCAAGGGCTTCTTCCCGCTGCAGGACACCGCGTTCGTCATTGCCACCACCGAAGCGGCGCAGGACATCGGCTTCGAGGAGATGGCGGCCAAGCACCAGCAACTGGCGAAGATCGCCGCCGAGGACCCGGCGTTGCTGGCCTACAACCATGCGGTGGGCGCAACCGGTGGCAGCCAGACGCTGTCCAACGGGCGCTTCTGGTTCATCCTCAAGGACCGTGGCGACCGCGACGTGGACGTGCACGCCTTCATCGACCGCCTGCGCGCGAAGATGGCCAGCGTGCCCGGCATCACCGTGTACATGCGTGCCGCGCAGGACATCAACCTCGGTGCCGGGCCGTCACGCACCCAGTATCAGTACGCCCTGCGCGGGCAGGACAGCCGCGAACTGTCGCGCTGGGCCGAACAGCTGACCACGCGCCTGCGCGGCCTGCCACAACTGCGCGACGTATCCAACGACCAGCAGGTGGGCGCCAGTGTCACCCGGCTGCAGATCGACCGCACCGCCGCAGCGCGCTTCGGCCTGACCGCCAACGATATCGACCAGGTGCTCTACGACGCCTTCGGCCAGCGCCAGATCAACGAGTTCCAGACCGACACCAACCAGTACCGGGTGATCCTGGAGATCGCACCGGGCCTGCTCGGCCAGGTCGATGCGCTGTCCTACTTCCACCTGCGCTCGCCGCTGACCGGGCAGATGGTGCCGTTGTCAGCGGTGGCGCAGGTGCAGCCGCCGGGCAACGGCCCGCTGTCGATCAGCCACAATGGCATGCTGCCGGCGGTGAACCTGTCGTTCAACCTGGCGCCGGGTGTCTCGCTGGGCGAGGCGGTCACCCTGGTCGGGCAGGCACAGGCGCAGATCGGCATGCCCGCCAGCATCAGTGGCCGTTTCCAGGGCACCGCACAGGCGTTCCAGGAGTCGCTGGCCAGCCAGCCGATGCTGATCCTGGCCGCATTGCTGGCGGTCTACATCATCCTCGGTGTGCTCTACGAGAGTTTCGTGCACCCGCTTACCATCCTGTCCACGCTGCCTTCGGCCGGTATCGGTGCGGTGCTGATGCTGTGGCTGTGGGGCCTGGACTTCTCGATCATGGCGCTGATCGGCATCGTGCTGCTGATCGGCATCGTCAAGAAGAACGGCATCCTGATGGTCGACTTCGCCCTCGATGCGCAACGCAATCGTGGATTGACACCCATGCAGGCGATCCACGAGGCCTGCCTGACCCGTTTCCGCCCGATCATGATGACCACGCTGGCGGCATTGCTCGGCGCCATTCCGCTGATGATCGGCTTCGGTACCGGCTCGGAGCTGCGCCAGCCGCTGGGCGTGGCGGTGATGGGTGGCCTGCTGATCAGCCAGGTGCTGACCCTGTACAGTACCCCGGTGATCTACCTGGCCCTGGACCGGCTGTTCCTGCAGCGCCGACGTGAGCGCAGGGCAGCGGCAGGCGCCGCGCTGACGGAGCCCGGATGA
- a CDS encoding efflux RND transporter periplasmic adaptor subunit, with the protein MRIPFLSARMRRRHLALGALLLVVLSLVMLFHGVSRGDAQPASTPPPVPVVTGRVEQRDVAHWRSGVGTVQSLQSAVLRPQVDGVLTEVLFEEGQKVRKGQLLARIDDRAIRADLGGAQAAVVRDRATLDAARSDLARLQHLSSDQLVSRQMLEQQAATVQQLQATGHGNQAVVDAAQVQLSYTRILAPMDGRIGLRQVDPGNLVRATDTQGLVTVQQTDPISVVFALPQDALPQLRQALASGEVAVQALDRDGGQLLAAGRLQVIDNQVEETSGTVRLRARFANADDRLWPGQLVSVRVRTGQSTGALVVPAAAIQRGVDGSFVYRVLGDGSVEVLPVSVGEAENGQVAVQGELRVGDVIVRDGQSRLRPGVVVAEAAASAAPVAKGGAAP; encoded by the coding sequence ATGCGAATTCCTTTCCTGTCCGCACGAATGCGTCGCCGCCACCTTGCACTGGGTGCGTTGTTGCTGGTGGTGCTGTCGCTGGTGATGCTGTTCCATGGTGTGTCGCGGGGTGACGCGCAGCCCGCCAGCACCCCGCCACCGGTGCCGGTGGTCACCGGTCGCGTCGAGCAGCGCGATGTGGCGCACTGGCGCAGCGGCGTAGGCACGGTGCAGTCATTGCAGAGCGCGGTGCTGCGGCCGCAGGTCGATGGCGTGCTCACCGAGGTGCTGTTCGAGGAAGGCCAGAAGGTGCGCAAGGGACAGCTGCTGGCCCGCATCGATGATCGCGCGATCCGCGCCGATCTGGGCGGCGCGCAGGCCGCAGTGGTGCGTGACCGCGCCACGCTGGATGCCGCACGCTCGGACCTGGCCCGCCTGCAGCACCTGTCCAGCGATCAGCTGGTGTCCCGGCAGATGCTTGAACAACAGGCCGCGACGGTACAGCAGCTGCAGGCGACCGGGCATGGCAACCAGGCGGTGGTGGACGCCGCGCAGGTGCAGCTGTCGTACACCCGCATCCTGGCGCCGATGGACGGCCGCATCGGCCTGCGCCAGGTCGATCCAGGCAATCTGGTGCGGGCCACCGATACCCAGGGGCTGGTCACCGTGCAGCAGACCGACCCGATCTCGGTGGTGTTCGCACTGCCGCAGGACGCATTGCCGCAGCTGCGGCAGGCATTGGCGTCCGGTGAAGTGGCGGTGCAGGCGCTCGACCGCGACGGCGGCCAGCTGCTGGCCGCAGGCCGCTTGCAAGTGATCGACAACCAGGTGGAGGAAACCTCCGGCACCGTGCGCCTGCGTGCGCGCTTTGCCAATGCCGATGATCGGTTGTGGCCCGGCCAGCTGGTCAGCGTGCGCGTGCGCACCGGTCAGAGCACCGGCGCCCTGGTGGTGCCGGCGGCGGCCATCCAGCGCGGTGTGGACGGCAGCTTCGTCTATCGCGTGCTCGGCGACGGCAGCGTGGAAGTACTGCCGGTCAGCGTCGGCGAGGCCGAGAACGGGCAGGTGGCGGTGCAGGGCGAACTGCGCGTGGGCGATGTGATCGTGCGCGACGGCCAGTCGCGCCTGCGCCCGGGTGTGGTCGTCGCTGAAGCCGCCGCATCGGCGGCACCGGTTGCCAAGGGCGGGGCCGCCCCATGA
- the mgtA gene encoding magnesium-translocating P-type ATPase — MSLLNAWFNAFLRSRRAGNLFRRRAMPEAGFGPGSAEAAPFALTTGLVTLAQQPEAELLATLDSHADGLSPHEAGERLATLGPNEVDHEKPLPWWRHLWQCYRNPFNLLLTVLAAVSWLTEDLKATIVIGAMVLLSTLIRFVQEGRSNRAAERLKALVGNTARVLRRNPGTEAADVADQYFGAHLHSRRPARLLDLPIRELVPGDHIVLSAGDMIPADCRVLTAKDLFVAQAAMTGESLPVEKFAHPGDGLAGLLEQHNLLFMGTNVVSGTATAIVLATGNRTYFGTLAQRSTATDRAPTAFQAGVNSVSWLLIRFALVMVPFVLLINGWTKGDWTEAFLFALSVAVGLTPEMLPMIVTSTLAKGAVLLSRRKVIVKRLDAIQNFGAMEVLCTDKTGTLTQDKIALERHTDVFGHDSEDVLAFAYLNSHFQTGLINLLDRAVLEHVELQSSLRLSQDYHKVDEIPFDFERRRMSVVVSEREDHHELICKGAVEEMLAVCSAVRENGQDMPLDDARLARVRQTTEELNEQGLRVVAVAMKETAASRTAYSQADECDLTLVGYVAFLDPPKESAAQALQALAAHGVEVKVFTGDNELVTARVCAQVGLEADTILTGPQIERMDDGALSRALHHHRVFARLTPLHKERLVRELRAQGKVVGFLGDGINDAPALRAADIGISVDSAVDIAKEAADIILLEKNLMVLEEGVIQGRRTFNNMLKYIRMTASSNFGNVFSVLVASAFLPFLPMLPLQLLVQNLLYDISQIAIPFDNVDEELVRKPLKWNPADIGRFMVFFGPISSIFDLTCFALMWYVFDARTPADQGLFQSGWFVVGLLTQTLIVHMIRTPKVPFLQSIAAPPLLLMTGLIMAIGVALPMSPLAGYFKLQALPAGYWPFLVAILFGYAVLTTALKKFYIRRYGWQ, encoded by the coding sequence ATGAGCCTGCTCAACGCCTGGTTCAACGCCTTCCTGCGCAGCCGTCGCGCAGGCAACCTGTTCCGCCGCCGTGCGATGCCCGAGGCCGGCTTCGGTCCGGGCAGCGCCGAAGCGGCGCCGTTCGCGCTTACCACCGGCCTGGTCACCCTGGCCCAGCAGCCGGAAGCCGAGCTGCTGGCCACGCTGGATTCGCATGCCGATGGCCTCAGCCCGCACGAAGCCGGGGAGCGACTGGCCACGCTCGGCCCCAACGAGGTTGATCACGAAAAGCCGCTGCCGTGGTGGCGCCACCTGTGGCAGTGCTACCGCAACCCGTTCAACCTGCTGCTGACCGTGCTGGCGGCGGTGTCCTGGCTGACCGAGGACCTGAAGGCAACGATCGTGATCGGCGCGATGGTGCTGCTGTCCACGCTGATCCGCTTCGTGCAGGAGGGCCGTTCCAACCGCGCGGCCGAACGTCTGAAGGCCCTGGTCGGCAACACTGCACGGGTGCTGCGCCGCAATCCGGGTACCGAGGCCGCCGACGTGGCCGACCAGTACTTCGGTGCACACCTGCACAGCCGTCGCCCGGCACGCCTGCTGGACCTGCCGATCCGCGAACTGGTGCCCGGTGACCACATCGTGCTGTCGGCCGGCGACATGATTCCGGCCGACTGCCGCGTACTGACCGCCAAGGATCTGTTCGTGGCGCAGGCGGCGATGACCGGTGAATCGCTGCCGGTGGAGAAGTTCGCGCACCCGGGCGATGGCCTGGCCGGCCTGCTGGAGCAGCACAACCTGCTGTTCATGGGCACCAACGTGGTGTCCGGCACCGCCACCGCCATCGTTCTGGCGACCGGCAACCGCACCTACTTCGGCACCCTGGCCCAGCGCAGCACCGCCACCGACCGTGCGCCCACCGCATTCCAGGCCGGCGTCAACAGTGTCAGCTGGCTGCTGATCCGCTTCGCGCTGGTGATGGTGCCGTTCGTGTTGTTGATCAACGGCTGGACCAAGGGCGACTGGACCGAGGCGTTCCTGTTCGCACTGTCGGTGGCAGTGGGGCTGACCCCGGAAATGCTGCCGATGATCGTCACCTCCACCCTGGCCAAGGGTGCGGTGCTGCTGTCGCGGCGCAAGGTGATCGTCAAGCGCCTGGATGCGATCCAGAATTTCGGCGCGATGGAGGTGCTGTGCACCGACAAGACCGGCACCCTCACCCAGGACAAGATCGCGCTGGAACGCCACACCGACGTGTTCGGTCACGATTCGGAGGACGTGCTGGCCTTCGCCTACCTCAACAGCCACTTCCAGACCGGGCTGATCAACCTGCTCGACCGCGCGGTGCTGGAACACGTGGAGCTGCAGAGCTCGCTGCGGCTGTCGCAGGACTACCACAAGGTGGACGAAATCCCGTTCGACTTCGAGCGCCGCCGCATGTCGGTGGTGGTGTCCGAGCGCGAGGATCATCACGAGCTGATCTGCAAGGGCGCGGTGGAAGAGATGTTGGCCGTGTGCAGCGCCGTGCGCGAGAACGGCCAGGACATGCCGCTGGATGACGCGCGCCTGGCGCGCGTGCGGCAGACCACCGAGGAACTGAACGAACAGGGCCTGCGCGTGGTGGCGGTGGCGATGAAGGAAACCGCGGCCAGCCGGACCGCCTACTCGCAGGCCGACGAGTGCGACCTGACCCTGGTCGGCTACGTGGCCTTCCTCGACCCGCCGAAGGAGTCCGCCGCGCAGGCACTGCAGGCGCTGGCCGCGCATGGCGTGGAGGTGAAGGTATTCACCGGCGACAACGAACTGGTCACCGCCCGCGTCTGCGCCCAGGTCGGGCTGGAGGCGGACACGATCCTGACCGGCCCGCAGATCGAGCGCATGGATGATGGTGCACTGTCGCGGGCGCTGCATCACCATCGCGTGTTCGCCCGGCTGACGCCGCTGCACAAGGAGCGCCTGGTGCGCGAGCTGCGCGCACAGGGCAAGGTGGTCGGCTTCCTCGGCGACGGCATCAACGATGCACCCGCGCTGCGTGCGGCCGACATCGGCATCAGCGTGGACAGCGCGGTGGACATCGCCAAGGAGGCCGCTGACATCATCCTGCTCGAAAAGAACCTGATGGTGCTGGAGGAAGGCGTCATCCAGGGCCGGCGCACGTTCAACAACATGCTGAAGTACATCCGCATGACCGCCAGTTCCAACTTCGGCAACGTGTTCTCGGTACTGGTGGCGTCGGCCTTCCTGCCGTTCCTGCCGATGCTGCCATTGCAGCTGCTGGTGCAGAACCTGCTGTACGACATCTCGCAGATTGCCATTCCGTTCGACAACGTGGACGAGGAACTGGTACGCAAGCCGCTGAAGTGGAACCCGGCGGACATCGGCCGCTTCATGGTGTTCTTCGGGCCGATCAGCTCGATCTTCGACCTGACCTGCTTCGCCCTGATGTGGTACGTGTTCGATGCACGCACGCCTGCCGACCAGGGCCTGTTCCAGTCCGGCTGGTTCGTGGTCGGCCTGCTGACCCAGACCCTGATCGTGCACATGATCCGCACGCCAAAGGTGCCGTTCCTGCAGAGCATCGCTGCACCGCCGCTGCTGCTGATGACCGGCCTGATCATGGCCATCGGCGTGGCCCTGCCGATGAGTCCGCTGGCCGGCTACTTCAAGCTGCAGGCCCTGCCGGCCGGCTACTGGCCGTTCCTGGTGGCGATCCTGTTCGGCTATGCGGTTCTGACCACCGCGCTGAAGAAGTTCTACATCCGTCGCTACGGCTGGCAGTAA
- a CDS encoding MgtC/SapB family protein, whose protein sequence is MLDINPNLPAFNAGATLSSLISLTVAFVLGTAIGLERQLRQRTAGLRTNTLVAVGAAVFVDLAVRFHDLYGGPPSPLHVVAYVISGVGFLGAGAIMKDGAQVSGLNTAATLWGSAAVGACAGIKLLPEAVMAAIFVLAANTLLRPVVNRIQRQPLPEAFSEATYAINVVCQREQQADVLDQLLLLLEQAQYPVRAVDQRPFGERDVEIEAVLYATTVDAGELDAVLATLATTPGVLQGFWNASLEE, encoded by the coding sequence ATGCTCGACATCAATCCGAACCTGCCGGCGTTCAACGCCGGCGCCACCCTGAGCTCGCTGATCAGCCTGACGGTGGCCTTCGTGCTGGGAACGGCCATCGGCCTGGAACGGCAACTGCGCCAGCGCACCGCCGGGCTGCGTACCAACACGCTGGTGGCGGTAGGCGCGGCGGTGTTCGTCGACCTGGCCGTGCGCTTCCATGACCTGTACGGAGGGCCGCCGTCGCCGCTGCATGTGGTGGCCTATGTGATTTCCGGCGTCGGCTTTCTCGGTGCCGGCGCGATCATGAAGGACGGCGCGCAGGTGTCCGGCCTGAACACCGCCGCCACCCTGTGGGGCTCGGCGGCGGTGGGTGCGTGCGCCGGCATCAAGCTGCTGCCGGAAGCGGTGATGGCCGCGATCTTCGTGCTGGCCGCCAATACGCTGCTGCGGCCGGTGGTCAATCGCATCCAGCGGCAGCCGCTGCCGGAAGCCTTCAGTGAAGCAACCTATGCGATCAACGTGGTCTGCCAGCGCGAGCAGCAGGCCGACGTGCTTGACCAGCTGTTACTGCTGCTGGAGCAGGCGCAGTACCCGGTACGCGCGGTGGACCAGCGGCCGTTTGGCGAACGCGATGTGGAGATCGAAGCAGTGCTGTACGCCACCACGGTCGATGCCGGCGAACTGGATGCCGTGCTGGCAACGCTGGCGACCACGCCTGGCGTACTGCAGGGGTTCTGGAACGCCAGCCTGGAGGAGTAG
- a CDS encoding sensor histidine kinase: MPSLSPRRPLVLLALIVVMAAIFLIDTVTDYAVAAACFYAAVILAASRVLAARGLITLALACIALTALSFFLTRFGTYRIGLVNSVIGMLVIGITTYLALNMEAAKAAVQEAQGRLLRVARASTVGELTTSIAHEVNQPLAAIASSAEACQRWLAQDPPNVDKARQTVARILADAHRAGDVIARIRGLTQGAAPQRRAFDLNQAVEEMLALSRSELDRHGVAVALLLDADLPPVQADRVQVQQVIGNLILNAVDAMEAVPAADRRLSLLTQRDGARISLSVRDRGVGLPADHPERVFDAFWTTKSHGLGLGLSLSRSMIEANDGQIRAERPSGRGACFVFDLPIATDVPHA, from the coding sequence ATGCCATCGCTGTCGCCCCGTCGCCCGCTGGTGCTGCTGGCCCTGATCGTCGTGATGGCGGCGATCTTCCTGATCGACACCGTCACCGACTACGCCGTTGCGGCGGCGTGTTTCTACGCGGCGGTCATCCTGGCCGCCTCGCGCGTGCTGGCCGCCCGTGGGCTGATCACGCTGGCCCTTGCCTGCATCGCGCTGACCGCTCTGAGCTTCTTCCTGACCCGCTTCGGCACCTACCGTATCGGCCTGGTCAATTCGGTGATCGGCATGCTGGTGATCGGCATCACCACCTATCTGGCCCTGAACATGGAAGCGGCCAAGGCGGCGGTGCAGGAGGCCCAGGGACGATTGCTGCGGGTCGCGCGCGCGTCAACCGTAGGCGAGCTGACCACCTCCATCGCGCACGAGGTGAACCAGCCGCTGGCGGCCATCGCCAGCAGTGCCGAGGCCTGCCAGCGCTGGCTGGCGCAGGACCCGCCGAACGTGGACAAGGCACGGCAGACCGTGGCCCGCATCCTGGCCGATGCGCACCGCGCCGGCGACGTGATCGCGCGCATCCGCGGCCTGACCCAGGGTGCCGCGCCGCAGCGACGCGCCTTCGATCTGAACCAGGCGGTGGAAGAAATGCTGGCACTGTCGCGCAGCGAGCTGGATCGGCATGGCGTGGCGGTGGCGTTGCTGCTGGATGCCGACCTGCCACCGGTGCAGGCCGACCGCGTACAGGTACAGCAGGTGATCGGCAACCTGATTCTCAATGCGGTGGACGCGATGGAAGCGGTGCCTGCCGCTGACAGGCGCCTGTCGCTGCTGACCCAGCGCGATGGCGCGCGGATCAGCCTCAGTGTGCGCGATCGCGGTGTCGGCCTCCCCGCCGACCATCCCGAGCGTGTGTTCGATGCGTTCTGGACCACCAAGTCACACGGTCTTGGCCTCGGCCTCAGCCTCAGCCGTTCGATGATCGAAGCCAACGACGGCCAGATCCGCGCCGAGCGCCCGAGCGGCCGCGGGGCCTGCTTCGTCTTCGACCTGCCCATCGCCACGGATGTCCCTCATGCGTAA
- a CDS encoding response regulator transcription factor, with protein sequence MRKPTAPAADPAPIVYVIDDDPSVRAALEDLLASMGLQVRAFASTQALLDHELDDAPACLVLDVRMPGQSGLEFHRSMGTHGLQLPVVFITGHGDIAMGVNAIKDGAIEFLTKPFRDQELLDAIHRGIELDRQRRRDGEALGALQQRWNTLNAGEREVVDGVVRGRLNKQIAGDLGVSEITVKVRRAQVMRKMGARTLVDLVRMYDRLQAGSP encoded by the coding sequence ATGCGTAAGCCCACTGCCCCTGCTGCCGATCCGGCACCGATCGTCTACGTGATCGACGACGACCCCTCGGTGCGCGCGGCGCTTGAAGATCTGTTGGCGTCGATGGGACTGCAGGTAAGGGCCTTCGCCTCTACCCAGGCGCTCCTGGACCACGAACTGGACGATGCACCGGCCTGCCTGGTGCTGGATGTGCGCATGCCCGGCCAGAGCGGGCTGGAGTTCCATCGCAGCATGGGCACGCATGGCCTGCAGCTGCCGGTGGTGTTCATCACCGGCCACGGCGATATCGCCATGGGCGTCAATGCGATCAAGGACGGCGCCATCGAGTTCCTGACCAAGCCGTTCCGTGACCAGGAGCTGCTGGATGCGATCCACAGGGGCATCGAGCTGGACCGCCAGCGCCGCCGCGACGGCGAGGCACTCGGTGCCCTGCAGCAGCGCTGGAACACGCTCAATGCCGGCGAGCGCGAGGTGGTCGATGGCGTGGTGCGCGGGCGCCTCAACAAGCAGATCGCCGGCGACCTCGGGGTCAGCGAGATCACGGTGAAGGTGCGCCGCGCGCAGGTGATGCGCAAGATGGGGGCGCGCACCCTGGTCGACCTGGTGCGGATGTACGACCGCTTGCAGGCGGGCTCGCCCTGA
- a CDS encoding EamA family transporter, whose product MQVQASEAFVQNLPQWLIWAGLSAVFAALTALFAKVGVKGVDSDLAMAIRTLIVAAVILPLVVVTGKWSNPLLLPGRTQLFLVLSALATGASWLFYFRALQSGELAKVAVVDKFSVVLVIVLAYLLLGERPSLREWSGIGLVVAGVIVLATRK is encoded by the coding sequence ATGCAGGTGCAGGCAAGCGAGGCCTTCGTGCAGAACCTACCGCAGTGGTTGATCTGGGCTGGACTGTCTGCCGTGTTCGCGGCGCTGACCGCGCTGTTCGCCAAGGTCGGCGTCAAGGGCGTCGACTCGGACCTGGCCATGGCCATCCGCACCCTGATCGTGGCGGCGGTGATCCTGCCGCTGGTGGTGGTCACCGGCAAGTGGTCCAACCCGCTGCTGCTGCCGGGGCGCACCCAGCTGTTCCTGGTGCTCTCCGCCCTGGCGACCGGCGCCTCATGGCTGTTCTACTTCCGCGCGTTGCAGAGTGGCGAGCTGGCCAAGGTCGCGGTGGTCGACAAGTTCAGCGTCGTGCTGGTGATCGTGCTGGCCTATCTGCTGCTGGGTGAGCGACCCAGCCTGCGCGAGTGGAGTGGCATCGGCCTGGTCGTGGCCGGGGTGATCGTGCTGGCCACCCGGAAATAG